A region from the Medicago truncatula cultivar Jemalong A17 chromosome 6, MtrunA17r5.0-ANR, whole genome shotgun sequence genome encodes:
- the LOC25490520 gene encoding putative protein FAR1-RELATED SEQUENCE 10 isoform X2 gives MANSNDEQILSSSENTSQFMEFGDIESDMKVGFGFAIEGMEDIGKIDFKKLNASDVMKFHFPNIAVAYTFYNWYARMNGFSARRSKVRRNKNNEIIQQIFVCYRQGFREKKLENNKIRKREARADTRCGCDQNAYKTRLKNKSVEAWRTKRYA, from the exons ATGGCTAACAGTAACGATGAACAAATTCTGAGTAGCAGTGAAAATACCTCACAG TTTATGGAGTTTGGAGATATAGAAAGTGATATGAAAGTTGGATTTGGATTTGCTATTGAAGGAATGGAAGATATagggaaaattgattttaaaaaattaaatgcaagtgATGTGATGAAGTTTCATTTTCCAAATATTGCAGTGGCTTATACATTTTATAATTGGTATGCTCGAATGAATGGTTTTTCTGCTCGTAGAAGCAAAGTAAGGAGAAACAAAAACAACGAGATTAtacaacaaatatttgtttgctACAGACAaggttttagagaaaaaaagcTTGAGAACAATAAAATCCGTAAGCGTGAGGCAAGAGCTGACACTAGGTGCGGATGTGACCAAAATGCATACAAAACAAGGTTGAAGAACAAGTCTGTTGAGGCTTGGCGTacaaaaagatatgcatag